The region TGCGTTATTTTAAGTCAaggcacttcaagcaaaactgatcatagtcgacagctgccaaatcaactactattttgtatgaactAGTTTTTAGagtgttttacagttataTGACATACTACAAAGTTTCAGTaatctatttagagtaccactcatgttTGAAGTGTGTTCTTTAAGTGGAACACATTCAAATCTCAAATCCGTATTTATTTCAGAAGAAATTTAATCCAATCGAAGATTTGATAAAGAAATATCGAAGTTTCTGATTGTTTTCCTTGCTATTCAGGATTTTTTGCCGGGAATAATTCCTTTACTGAATGAATCTGGCACTAGCCGTAGGAATTGTTAGAAAGTCGCGCATATCAGTCCCAAAACATCAAGGGGTCGCCGACTTCATAATAATTCCTAGAAGTGGATGTGACCGCTCGGAAAACACATCAAATACAGctattgaatctattacttgatttGACTAAGTATAAACACATTGTTAACTGGAAATCATCTTTTAATTCtttcgtcgttgtcgataacatatcATGTATCAGTATCATGCATAGCaacaatattaaaaatcattGTACCGGCATAAAAAGGTTGAAAAGAATTCCGCGgcgaataaaattcatcaagattcaaaatttaatatgaaaattaagGACAGCCCAACCCATTGGTATCGATAAAATTACCATTATGCACGCAAGTGAACTTTTAAATTAATGCCAAATGTTGGCAATTTAGCCAAACATAACGGACTTATTTCAAGCTCTTTTTCAGTGTGTGTTTCGTGGAGTTCGAATCTAAATTTGCGCAATAGAAGCACAAGTCCTAGCTTTGTTTGTAGCTTGGAGAATCTGAAGCCGATGCAACtgcaattttgaaaacaaCGAAAAGCTATACCGCAAATCGTGGTCCAAGGTCCAACAGATCTGGACCACGCACAAGTCATGTTACAAAATTTGTACGAAGAATCAAGCAAAGTCAGTCTCAAAATGAAcgtatcgaaaacaaaaatcatgaTAAACATAGATCATGACAGGGAcattaaaattgcaaattgtATCTTGGCCACAAGTTTATGCCAGGTCTAGACAATCAGACAGCAGAGGTCAAAAGAAGGATTGGTCTTTGATGGGCAGCTTTCGGAAAACTTATAATGatttttaaaagcaaaatgaagcAACACTAACTTGATCGAAATATGAAATCGTCTATGTGAACTCAAAATCGGACTTACCAGTCGAAATTTCAAGTGGTTCTTCGGCCACCATATCTTTTATTTCGTCCATTATTTTGATTTCCAATTTTGCCATTGCTGCTTGCATTTGATCATAAATAAGATCACAAATAACTGTTGTGTCAATATGATGCCAACGCATGATTGAAATTGTAGTTCATAGATGGCGTTAATCTAAACATACTGCACTTCTCCCAGTAGTGCAGTCGATAACGCAATTTTTAATACAAACGTTTACAAGAGTTTTGCACTTAGATTTcacccaaaaatatttctaaaagtATTGTAACAAGAAGAGACAGgaaaatatagcaaaaataaaaatttctcttcTTACTAGGACAAAATTGGAAGTTTTTTGGATGAGAATTAAGCATAAGACTGTTGTAAACGTCTTGTGTTATCGACTAGACTACAGCGTTTATTTTTGAACGTACCTTTATGCAAGGTTCTAAAAGAatcaggttaagacaaccctGAGTTGAATACGAAGgtggtgacacacaaattgagcTACGAAGTTGATGACAGAGCTCTGGTTGTATTATGTCAGCCCGATTTTACTATATCTAATTTTCAtgattcataaaataattctGTCTTCGTTACCTGTGTACAACATAGGTCCATAACGTAGAAAAGGTGGACATTTATGTTATTTGAGTTTTCAGTTgacttaaggccaggttatgcatGTTGACATCTGTGCGATAGTAAAcaccataacctggcctttgAAGGCCAAAAAATTACAACGATGACAATATTTCGATACAATTGCAGAAAATTACGATGGAGAATGCTTACAAATGTGACGTATGTGAGAAGATTATCAATACTAGAAGCAATTTCATAGTTCATATGAAACGCCATGCTGGTATGAAACTTATTAATTGAAAACGTTCAATTTGCCtaacgttttttttccaataataGGCGCAAAGACCTTTCAGTGCAATCAATGTACTAAACGCTTTGTCACATCTACCGATTTACGAGTGCATTTGGACATCCATGACGGGGACAAATTATATTTATGCAATGTGTGTAACAAATCGTTCAGCAGTAAACGATATCTAACACAACATCTAGAAATACATCTGggcaaaacattttgttgcgagcCTTGTGGCAAAACTTATAAAAGCATCCAGAGCTTACAGCGGCACCGAAAACAATCACAGTATGTTACTTAGTTCTACTCTCTATTGCAGTCATCCAATAATCCCACTTATCATAGGTGTAAATTACCATCAGCCTCTAAACAGAACGTAAAGCTTGCCACACCCTCACAAAAGGAACCATCaccaaagaaaattgaaacgcCTGTGCAGAACATTCAGTCACACAATCAGCATATTGAACCAGAAATTCTGTCTATTCATGGGCCGTGGATACCGGACGCTATgccagaaaacattttcgttcaaGTTGTGATTCATTTTGTGGGCGATGACGGTATTGCCTGGGCAACATTGGCGAACAAAGTAATCGACAATATAAAACTGCTGAGATTGTGCAACGCAATTCCTCCATCTGCAGATACTATCGACCGAAAGCTCATCAAAGTGAATTCGATATATCTTGTACCATTCGACAACATTTACCATCGTGGTGTAGTTTTAGAACCCATCACCACCGAAGACACAGTATCCATCCGATTGATTGATTTTGGTAAGTTCATAATTCAATCAAATATCTAATAAtccaaaatttacattttattcttCTACATACAGGACATAAACTTGATGTGGCCATCGAACATTTGAAGCCAGCTCCTCCATCCGTGCACAATCAGAATCCTTATGCAtttgcaatcaaatttaacccatcactcaaaaatgaaataccaACATTCGTGAAGATTAAGAAAGTGTCCTGTGAAGACAATATCAACACCGTCATTGTTAACGACGAAATGGAAGAAATCACGAAGATGAAATATGCACAGGTGCAACAGGAAGTGGCATCAAATATTGATTCAGAAAACAAACTACATCAACATGAGTACGATCCTGAAATGCCATTGTGTAATAGAACGGACGAATACGATCCTGCTCTGCCAGCGTATGATGATCCTCTAGCCGAGTACGATCCCAACTCACCTGCTTACAATGATCGTCTAGGATACTACAAAAGTCGATATAACGTAGTTAAAAAAGTCAATTCTTCGGAAGTGAAGCAGACCACAAGAGAATATATTCggacgatttttttaacttctcGACATGATCTGTTAGCGGAAAAAGTGGATAAGGAGATTCGTGGATACGCAATGCACATTCATAGTACAATTCAGCGACGTCGCCATACAGTAACTTTGccaaaatccaaaaattacCACCGAAAACAGCTTATTCATGCCGATCAAAAAATGCTCTCCAATCAACTCTTCATACGAAcaagaaatcgaaaattgactatATAAAAGGTCATACAGTAACTTacgtcatttttttctttagccCAAATGAAAAAGTACTGAACtaatttaaattgaagaaaaactgAATAGAATAAGCTAAGCATAAGACGAAGACATGTTTGTATATTCtgtaataaaatgcaaaaaagaaTTAAACTGGATAAAGAAGAAATGTGTGACGtgtttcacttttatttcGAGCACCAGTACCAACCAGTGTAGGGAAtagtgaagaaaatttttttttttttgttagaaaattttccatatttccaCCGTCGTCCGTCTCATTTAAGGTGGATATTTTCATGTAGGTTTGTAGGACGTCAGAAGCACTTTCATTTGGTACCAGTGGCAGCGAGCACCAGTACCAACCAGTGTAGGGAatagtgaagaaaaaatttttttttttgttagaaaattttccatatttccaCCGTCGTCCGTCTCATTTAAGGTGGATATTTTCATGTAGGTTTGTAGGACGTCAGAAGCACTTTCATTTGGTACCAGTGGCAGCGAGCACCAGTACCAACCAGTGTAGGGAatagtgaagaaaaaattttttttttgttagaaaattttccatatttccaCCGTCGTCCGTCTCATTTAAGGTGGATATTTTCATGTAGGTTTGTAGGACGTCAGAAGCACTTTCATTTGGTACCAGTGGCAGCGAGCACCAGTACCAACCAGTGTAGGGAatagtgaagaaaaaattttttttttgttagaaaattttccatatttccaCCGTCGTCCGTCTCATTTAAGGTGGATATTTTCATGTAGGTTTGTAGGACGTCAGAAGCACTTTCATTTGGTACCAGTGGCAGCGAGCACCAGTACCAACCAGTGTAGGGAatagtgaagaaaaaattttttttttgttagaaaattttccatatttccaCCGTCGTCCGTCTCATTTAAGGTGGATATTTTCATGTAGGTTTGTAGGACGTCAGAAGCACTTTCATTTGGTACCAGTGGCAGCGAGCACCAGTACCAACCAGTGTAGGGAatagtgaagaaaaaattttttttttgttagaaaattttccatatttccaCCGTCGTCCGTCTCATTTAAGGTGGATATTTTCATGTAGGTTTGTAGGACGTCAGAAGCACTTTCATTTGGTACCAGTGGCAGCGAGCACCAGTACCAACCAGTGTAGGGAatagtgaagaaaaaatttttttttgttagaaaattttccatatttccaCCGTCGTCCGTCTCATTTAAGGTGGATATTTTCATGTAGGTTTGTAGGACGTCAGAAGCACTTTCATTTGGTACCAGTGGCAGCGAGCACCAGTACCAACCAGTGTAGGGAATagtgaagaaaaatttttttttttgttagaaaattttccatatttccaCCGTCGTCCGTCTCATTTAAGGTGGATATTTTCATGTAGGTTTGTAGGACGTCAGAAGCACTTTCATTTGGTACCAGTGGCAGCGAGCACCAGTACCAACCAGTGTAGGGAATagtgaagaaaaattttttttttgttagaaaattttccatatttccaCCGTCGTCCGTCTCATTTAAGGTGGATATTTTCATGTAGGTTTGTAGGACGTCAGAAGCACTTTCATTTGGTACCAGTGGCAGCGAGCACCAGTACCAACCAGTGTAGGGAATagtgaagaaaaatttttttttttgttagaaaattttccatatttccaCCGTCGTCCGTCTCATTTAAGGTGGATATTTTCATGTAGGTTTGTAGGACGTCAGAAGCACTTTCATTTGGTACCAGTGGCAGCGAGCACCAGTACCAACCAGTGTAGGGAatagtgaagaaaaaattttttttttgttagaaaattttccatatttccaCCGTCGTCCGTCTCATTTAAGGTGGATATTTTCATGTAGGTTTGTAGGACGTCAGAAGCACTTTCATTTGGTACCAGTGGCAGCGAGCACCAGTACCAACCAGTGTAGGGAatagtgaagaaaaaattttttttttgttagaaaattttccatatttccaCCGTCGTCCGTCTCATTTAAGGTGGATATTTTCATGTAGGTTTGTAGGACGTCAGAAGCACTTTCATTTGGTACCAGTGGCAGCGAGCACCAGTACCAACCAGTGTAGGGAatagtgaagaaaaaattttttttttgttagaaaattttccatatttccaCCGTCGTCCGTCTCATTTAAGGTGGATATTTTCATGTAGGTTTGTAGGACGTCAGAAGCACTTTCATTTGGTACCAGTGGCAGCGAGCACCAGTACCAACCAGTGTAGGGAatagtgaagaaaaaattttttttttgttagaaaattttccatatttccaCCGTCGTCCGTCTCATTTAAGGTGGATATTTTCATGTAGGTTTGTAGGACGTCAGAAGCACTTTCATTTGGTACCAGTGGCAGCGAGCACCAGTACCAACCAGTGTAGGGAatagtgaagaaaaaattttttttttgttagaaaattttccatatttccaCCGTCGTCCGTCTCATTTAAGGTGGATATTTTCATGTAGGTTTGTAGGACGTCAGAAGCACTTTCATTTGGTACCAGTGGCAGCGAGCACCAGTACCAACCAGTGTAGGGAatagtgaagaaaaaattttttttttgttagaaaattttccatatttccaCCGTCGTCCGTCTCATTTAAGGTGGATATTTTCATGTAGGTTTGTAGGACGTCAGAAGCACTTTCATTTGGTACCAGTGGCAGCGAGCACCAGTACCAACCAGTGTAGGGAatagtgaagaaaaaattttttttttgttagaaaattttccatatttccaCCGTCGTCCGTCTCATTTAAGGTGGATATTTTCATGTAGGAAAATGGacgatgaaatgaaaaaattaaagaaattttacaaaaaattatctttGAAGAAGGAAATTGTCTTATCAGAATGCAGAAATATTGAATCAACATTCCACAATCACAATAATAACATTTCACATCTCAATGACTCGATTAGAACGCTTGATCCGAAATTTAATACAGAAGTTTTCACATATATCAAAGCACCTTTGCGTACACACACCACTTATACAGATATACCAGTTCCTGCCAGCATACCAGCTCCAGTGAAACTACCTGATGATATCGACATAGAGTCGTTGCAGATTTTTTGTCAAGAAGCTTTAGCTGACATTGAGATAATCGAGAATGCAACTAGCAAATACAGTGAAATTGTAAAAACACAATCGCAAATCATTGAAgcacaacaaacaaaattgcagCAGATACAGCACGACCAGAAACAAATGCAAAGTTCAAACTACAAAAAATACCACTCAAAAATTGTCCTGGGAAACATCTCACAATTTAATGATCTATTATCACAACCGCAACACCAATGTGTCGGTATTGCAGTCTACGCATCAGCTTACTGCAGCCATAAGAACGTTTCCCGTTGGAATAGAAATGATCTGGACAGTATTGTGATTCAAGGCGACCATTATTATCGTCATTGCTATCAACATATCCCGGATGCAAGAAAACACAATGGTTTAATAGAAGTTTGCGACTTAGTAAATTGTGACCAAATTACTAATTCACGATTTTGTGACGATATTTCCATCGATGGTAAAAGTTACCATTTACATGTAGATCCATACGGATGTGGAAATGGAAGATTCAGTAAAGAGGACTTTAAAACATCCATACTACAATTCGAAGAGCATCCATACAGCAGAGCTATCATTACAGAAGCAACAAGATCATATGCACTATTGAAACATCGAAAAGACGAACAACTTCCGTACACTTACATATTTTTCGACTCGCATGGAAGAGACAACAACGGCAGAAATGCACATGTTTTTGACcaagaaaacgaaaacaaacagTCATATGGCAACGTTTGTTGCATGTTTTTTACGAGAGACGAATTTATTGAATTCTACACTGAAGAATATCAAAGGACATCGTCTAAAATAACCATCATACCAATAACATTCACAATCGATGGCATTCCAAATGAAGAGACATTAGCCATTATTCCTGTAAGCAACTCTGagcaaatattcaaaactagATTCACACTTTCTAACATCTCAtcctttttttaaagataCCTGCATTGCTAAACGTTGAACCAGTAGTCGTGAATGAAGTAATGCAAATAAATGAAGACGATCAACGGTCCAGTCCACAATCCGAACGGGAATCGTTCCCATCCATTGAAATGGAAGACGATCAACGGTCCAGTCCACAATCCGAACGGGAATCGTTCCCATCCATTGAAATGGAAGACGATCAACGGTCCAGTCCACAATCCGAACGGGAATCGTTCCCATCCATTGAAATGGAAGACGATCAACGGTCCAGTCCACAATCCGAACGGGAATCGTTCCCATCCATGGAAATGGAAGAGGATCAACGATCCAGTCCACAATTCAAACGAGAATCGTTCCTATCCATTCAATTTAGTGAAGTATCAATGAATCACGCTAATATTGAAGACCAGCCACATCAATCATTACCAACAGTTAAAGATACTCATTCAAGCCCTAGCAgtaatcaaaatcaaaacgtGTGTTATGAACCACCTGCGTACGAAAATAGTGAATTGATCTTTGAGCAGCAACCATTATTGGCAGACGTTGACTTCCGTCAActcattcaaaaattgttcaaagaGGTTATTAATGTTGTTTCACAACCTGTGAACGCAATCagtcacaaaaaatgtaataataatgATTGCAATGTCTGCAAAATGCTTGCAAACGAAGATCGAACACGCGAGTGGATGCAGAAATTCAACATATATCCAGCCCAACAAACAACGTGTCATTCAAAAGGAACATACTTCATGGGACATACAGAGGTTAAAGAATCTTACGCTGGATCTACTGCATACACACACAAATCACGTCAAATTAAGCGCTTCAACTTACCACAACCCGGCTTCGAAGAAGGTCCTAAGAAATGGTGTTTTGTTGCATTTCCTTCAAATAATAACGCAAATCTGGATCTTGTACTGGAAGATGCTTTGATCATTTTAACCAGATCAGTTCGTAATAACACGCTAAATATACTGGACACACAATCTAACCGACGTGCTGGATTAAATTCATTCCTGAACAATAACATCCAGTTCAAGCCTATATATCAAAGTGTAGCCTTCTTTGAATGGTTTACAAAGACACGCCATCAAGATGCACCACATTTTCCAGCACAAAGAATTGTCAATAGGCTGCTAACAGCTATCAGCATAAGTCAAACGGCAAATAAAGAAAGCAACCGCGTTATTACAGCCCATCGTTTAGCCGTATTCAAACCGTACCAAATGAGCACTAATCGAGTTGCAGTGTACAACAAGATCAAACGCAGTGGTTCCgcaacaaataaaaacattgaaaaaaacCAAATATACGGATGGAGAAATTTGCAAACACCACAGACGACTTGGCAATTCCAAACATCGGCCGATACTATGTTCCGTCGATGTCACACAGACTGTCCAGTTTGCACATTCATGGAAGATTTCCTTCGATCTGATTATTTAGTCATGAACATCGTGCTTGCGATTGCAGATGAGAAACATTTACAAATAGTCGTAATGAACCAATACACGCCAGGATTGAAAGTCACTTGCAATGGAACGTCAGGAGACGGAAATAAGCAAAGTGGTGTTTTccattcaataatttttgagAAAGTCAATCTGCAATCAACACGTCCAATCGAAAGACAACCtccaattaataaaaaaatggatcGTTCATGCGCAAATATAACTCGAATCTTTAATAAACGCAACAACATGATAGCATTACCCAAACCACAACCTTGCCACATTCTACACTGTATGGCATGTGCCATGGTCGGTGATTCCGAACATCCTGTATTAAGGACACTAAACTTGTGGTATAACGAAGCAACATTTTGTTATTCATCTGGAATCTACATCATGATCAACCATGCGAGAAATTTAATAGAAGCCGGATCAacaatcaaattttactcaacaagaatacacaaaaaatttaatcacgAAAGAGATCTGTTCCACAAAAACCGAGAAGAATGGAAATATTTCGGTCTCGGAACATCGGGAGACGCAGCTACAGATCGTTTTGTCGAAGATATATTCACGCTACTAATCAATCGACAAAAGACACACAACCGAATTAACCgttcattaaatatttttgaaatgtcacgTCGAAGAACAATACATCAATTGATTCGCAGCAACGAATTATATTCATCTCTATACAGCACAAAATCGTTTTACATTTTGCTGTTTCAAAACTTTATACAACCTTAAACAAATTGCCGGATAAATTTGGTCGAAAATTAATCATtacaaattgatttatttcaatattatGTCTTACTATTCtctgaaaatgaataaaatatgatTCACTGTGTTATTGTATACGGaaatataattgaaattataaGTCAACAACCTCATCtctattaacctgttacagacggctgtcatctgttatcgacaacgatagtaataataaacgacaagctctgactaaagagttcttatatagcaaaaagcaagTTCCGATGAAACTAAAGTTTAGTCCAGTGCTATTCATTCCCCGATCAAAATAACACAGAGTAATGAGTCAAAGTTTTCCCTAAAATATGTATGCTTTGTGCTTActaacaacatttttattcaataaattttgcttcTATTTCGGAATGAGGTAAGAGTATCGACTAAATTGGTATTCCATGAAGAATCGATCCAAAACAATGATTCTAATCTCTACTGCAGATTCGGTCAAATGCAGGTCAAATTGGGGATCGCGACGAtgataaaaaatttcgaattttcattcCACGAGAATACGACCTATCCCTTATTTGACTTAGAAATTATGTATGCACTTACACATTACCGTACTTAAATAGTTTtacaaaaagtataaaaatattggaaaaatttgaaaaatattttaatttttaaaataatataatataatttatacacggaattaatgaattaaaatttgcgTTGACAAAtgcaatattttgtttttgtttgtttcttgcTAATACTCACgtcaaaatgaattaattttaaagattaatttttggaaataatttaattaaatccaTTTGTTGCTTAtacgataaaatatgataCGAACAGCTACGAGGGCCGTCCCCGAACGCTAGGAATGGTCTTTCGACAAATGGAACCTTTTCTTCTCTAAAACGTTCCGGTTTCCATTCCATCGGGTCTTTGTAGAATTTGGGATCCATTTGCAGTCCGTCCATCGAAATCATGATTTGCGTTCCCTTTTCAATTACTATATTTGTGTCTGGGATGTTGTAGTCTTTTACGCATAGTCTCGTGACAAATCCGAAAGGAGTATGCTTACGTAATGtttctaaaaatcattttttaaagaaaaaagtctcaaaaaaaaaacaaaaatcagaaACTTTCGAGTGTACCTTCAATACAACATTCTATGTATTTCATATCAGCGAGAGCATCATATGACAATTCTCCGTTGTGTTCTTTGAGAACTGAAACAATTTCTTCGTAAACTCTTTGTTGAAGTTCAGGTCTTTTTGTGAGTTCGTAGAGACAAAACGAcctaaaaaatatcaaaattgagCAATTGAGTTCATTGATAAAGTACTTGCTAATGAAAATGCTAACATTGTTGCACTGCTGGACTCAGCACCagcgacgaaaagtaaaagtgCTTGTGCGGACATGTCACTAACACTCATCAAATTAGCTCCTGTTGTCGTTGATTTTGTTGTCCAATCATCGTCGCTTTCTTTCACTTTGCCAGTGTTTTTTAACTGCATTAGCAATTGAAAGAAATCCTTACGTGTGACATTGTTTTTTTCACGGAAttctaaattttcctttaCAATGCCTGTCATAAAGTCACCTACGTCCTTGTCCACGAATCTAGTCCGGAACAATTTTGCTATTGATGGAGCAAATGCTGATGCCGT is a window of Bradysia coprophila strain Holo2 unplaced genomic scaffold, BU_Bcop_v1 contig_350, whole genome shotgun sequence DNA encoding:
- the LOC119080439 gene encoding probable cytochrome P450 6d5, yielding MVETTALVLIASAFLLAWLYIQHAYGYWKRRGVPYLKPTFPFGSFAKGILQRISIDDQIKEVYDSTSEPFIGAYSLLRPVLLMRDPELVRTILVKDFENFSSRGWYVNEHVDPMAHNMLVQNGDSWRNFRTKLAPTFTTGKLKAMFETVVKCGDSLESVINEHAKSGEAVEMRDIFARFVTNVIATVSFGIDIDCLKERDCEFRQYTQRFFEPTVINAFRNTASAFAPSIAKLFRTRFVDKDVGDFMTGIVKENLEFREKNNVTRKDFFQLLMQLKNTGKVKESDDDWTTKSTTTGANLMSVSDMSAQALLLFVAGAESSSATMSFCLYELTKRPELQQRVYEEIVSVLKEHNGELSYDALADMKYIECCIEETLRKHTPFGFVTRLCVKDYNIPDTNIVIEKGTQIMISMDGLQMDPKFYKDPMEWKPERFREEKVPFVERPFLAFGDGPRSCIGFRFSKLQTKLGLVLLLRKFRFELHETHTEKELEISPLCLAKLPTFGINLKVHLRA